A region from the Brachyspira hampsonii genome encodes:
- a CDS encoding (2Fe-2S)-binding protein: protein MADKTICFCMAVTENQIRDAIKSKKLKTVEEVSNATKAGTGCGGCQAAIKQILDEMNK from the coding sequence ATGGCTGATAAGACAATATGTTTTTGTATGGCGGTAACTGAGAATCAAATTAGAGATGCTATCAAATCAAAAAAATTAAAAACAGTAGAAGAAGTTTCTAATGCCACTAAAGCCGGCACTGGATGCGGCGGATGTCAGGCGGCAATAAAACAAATCTTAGATGAGATGAATAAATAA
- the nifU gene encoding Fe-S cluster assembly protein NifU → MWEYTDKVKDHFINPRNVGEIENPDAEAMTGSIVCGDALKLTLKINKDTEVIEDAKFQTFGCASAIASSSILTEMIKGKTLDEAAKITNRDIALELGGLPEEKMHCSVMGMETLEKAINNYRGIATEDDEHDEGAIICKCFGITDTKIKRAIRENNLKTVDEVTFYTKAGGGCGACKVKIEDILNEELAEMEREAKNAPMTTVQKIKKIEEALDRVINPMLKMDGGSCRLVDVDGNKVMIEFKGACSGCASSKNTLKGFVEPKLQELVNKDLEVVGV, encoded by the coding sequence ATGTGGGAATATACAGATAAAGTAAAGGATCATTTTATAAATCCTAGAAATGTAGGGGAGATAGAAAATCCCGATGCAGAAGCTATGACAGGCAGTATTGTCTGCGGAGATGCACTTAAATTAACATTAAAAATCAATAAAGATACTGAAGTCATAGAAGATGCAAAATTTCAAACATTCGGCTGTGCTTCAGCTATAGCAAGCAGCAGTATATTAACTGAGATGATTAAGGGTAAAACTCTTGATGAAGCTGCCAAAATTACTAACAGAGATATAGCTTTAGAGTTAGGCGGTCTTCCTGAGGAGAAGATGCATTGCTCTGTTATGGGAATGGAAACTTTAGAAAAGGCAATTAACAATTACAGAGGAATTGCTACTGAAGATGATGAACATGATGAAGGAGCTATTATTTGTAAATGTTTTGGTATAACAGATACTAAAATAAAAAGAGCGATTAGAGAAAATAACTTAAAAACTGTAGATGAAGTTACTTTCTACACTAAAGCAGGCGGTGGATGCGGAGCTTGTAAAGTTAAAATTGAAGATATACTTAATGAAGAGTTAGCTGAGATGGAGAGAGAAGCTAAAAATGCTCCTATGACTACCGTTCAGAAAATTAAAAAGATAGAAGAGGCTTTGGATAGAGTTATTAATCCTATGCTTAAGATGGACGGCGGAAGCTGCAGACTTGTAGATGTTGATGGTAATAAAGTGATGATAGAGTTTAAGGGAGCTTGTTCAGGTTGTGCTTCTTCAAAAAATACTTTGAAAGGTTTTGTTGAGCCTAAATTGCAGGAACTTGTTAATAAAGATTTAGAAGTTGTAGGTGTTTGA
- the nifS gene encoding cysteine desulfurase NifS, which yields MENKKIIYMDNNATTRIYPEVLEAMLPYFKDQYFNPSSMYTPAGAVHREMEKAREQVADFLGCEPIEVCFVSCGSEGDNMAIRGTIEAYPTKNHIITTKVEHPAVIETCKSLERHGYRVTYLSVDNDGNIDINELKSAINENTAIVSIMYANNETGVIYPIREIGQIVKNAGAVFHVDAVQAAGKLPLNMKDESYIDMLTIAGHKIHAPKGIGALYIKNGTKLRTVLTGGHQERGRRAGTENVPYIIGLGKAASMVKAELPRFMEHTAKLRDTLEAEVLKRITDVKINGKNANRVSNTANISFKNIEGEAILLLLDGYGICTSSGSACSSGTLEPSPVLQAMGVPFEYAHSSTRFSLSLDNTMDEIMYTADAIEKIVARLRDISPYRN from the coding sequence ATGGAAAATAAAAAAATAATATATATGGATAATAATGCCACAACTAGAATATATCCTGAAGTTTTGGAGGCTATGCTTCCTTATTTTAAGGATCAGTATTTCAATCCTTCTAGTATGTACACTCCTGCAGGTGCTGTTCATAGAGAGATGGAGAAGGCAAGAGAACAGGTTGCTGATTTTTTAGGATGCGAACCTATAGAAGTATGTTTTGTTTCTTGCGGAAGTGAGGGTGATAATATGGCTATTAGGGGAACTATAGAAGCATATCCCACTAAGAATCATATTATTACTACTAAAGTTGAACACCCTGCTGTTATAGAAACTTGTAAATCTTTAGAGCGTCATGGATATAGAGTTACTTATCTTTCTGTAGATAATGACGGTAATATTGATATTAATGAGCTTAAAAGTGCAATTAATGAAAATACTGCAATAGTGTCTATAATGTATGCCAATAATGAAACAGGTGTTATTTATCCTATAAGAGAGATAGGGCAGATAGTGAAAAATGCAGGGGCAGTATTTCATGTTGATGCTGTTCAGGCTGCTGGTAAACTTCCTCTTAATATGAAAGATGAATCTTATATTGACATGCTTACAATAGCTGGTCATAAAATACATGCCCCTAAAGGAATTGGTGCTTTATATATAAAAAATGGTACCAAATTAAGAACCGTTTTAACAGGAGGGCATCAGGAGAGAGGCCGCCGTGCCGGTACTGAGAATGTGCCTTATATTATTGGTTTGGGTAAAGCTGCTTCTATGGTTAAGGCTGAACTTCCTAGATTTATGGAGCATACTGCTAAACTTAGAGATACTTTAGAGGCTGAAGTTTTAAAAAGAATAACTGATGTTAAAATAAATGGTAAGAATGCTAATAGAGTAAGCAATACAGCGAATATTAGTTTCAAAAATATAGAAGGAGAAGCCATACTGCTTTTATTAGACGGATATGGAATTTGTACTTCAAGCGGAAGTGCCTGTTCATCTGGTACATTAGAACCTTCCCCTGTACTTCAAGCTATGGGAGTGCCTTTTGAATATGCACATAGTTCTACAAGATTTTCTTTGTCATTGGATAACACTATGGATGAGATAATGTATACTGCTGATGCTATAGAAAAGATTGTAGCAAGATTAAGGGATATATCTCCTTATAGAAATTAA
- a CDS encoding YkvA family protein produces MSDYNNYDDNSNKPAQSGIAPWIPLILALIYTVSPVDLVPDVIPIVGWFEDALLLIVGGLNGIQNGVLEANSSLRGIVKFLKWGLLIVGGIGVIIVVLLAVLVFKVATK; encoded by the coding sequence ATGAGCGATTACAATAACTATGATGATAATTCCAACAAACCTGCACAATCTGGAATAGCACCTTGGATACCATTAATATTAGCATTAATATATACGGTTTCACCTGTAGATTTAGTGCCTGATGTCATACCAATAGTAGGCTGGTTTGAGGATGCATTATTACTGATTGTAGGCGGACTTAACGGCATACAGAATGGAGTTTTAGAAGCTAATAGTTCATTAAGAGGGATAGTAAAATTTTTAAAATGGGGACTTTTAATAGTTGGTGGTATAGGAGTTATTATAGTAGTTCTTCTAGCAGTATTAGTTTTTAAAGTAGCAACAAAATAA
- a CDS encoding tetratricopeptide repeat protein: MGLLGNFGKVVAKVVVKETVKNLTYKAANANDKLNENAKEYNVKFELYTRGGVNNYYRWESDTKNIKANSEENVLERLERAYGRVRNVQILSVQDIDKDENYEDENPLPEDYDELLKQGKAYYNNKEYEEAIKYFQKADELNHDDEVNLYWLGCSYSRNGEYDEAIKFLIKAVELNPDNETNWSWLGASYNLNGNYEEAIRCLNKATELNPDNDWNLAWLGNSYNKNCQFKEAKDIYNKLLENNKDNKEITEKLNFIKDSGNISKKSWKVALILAVILPSFHRFYAGKIFTGIIYLIILIVSFNTPNYYVFGFFYLIDIFFLLILKFKDKNGKYIIPY, translated from the coding sequence ATGGGATTATTAGGTAATTTTGGAAAAGTAGTAGCAAAAGTAGTAGTAAAAGAAACTGTTAAAAATTTAACATATAAAGCAGCAAATGCTAATGATAAATTGAATGAAAATGCTAAAGAGTATAATGTTAAATTTGAACTTTATACTAGAGGAGGAGTAAATAATTATTATAGATGGGAGTCAGATACTAAAAATATTAAAGCCAATTCAGAAGAAAATGTTTTGGAGAGATTAGAAAGAGCTTACGGACGGGTAAGAAATGTACAAATATTATCTGTTCAAGATATAGATAAAGATGAAAATTATGAAGATGAAAATCCATTGCCAGAAGATTATGATGAGTTATTAAAACAAGGAAAAGCGTATTATAATAATAAAGAATATGAAGAAGCCATAAAGTATTTTCAGAAAGCTGATGAATTAAACCATGATGATGAAGTTAATTTGTATTGGCTAGGATGTTCTTATAGTAGAAATGGAGAATATGATGAAGCTATAAAATTTTTAATCAAGGCTGTAGAGTTAAATCCTGATAATGAAACTAATTGGAGTTGGTTAGGTGCTTCTTATAATCTAAATGGTAATTATGAAGAAGCTATACGATGTTTGAATAAAGCGACAGAGTTAAATCCTGACAATGATTGGAATTTGGCTTGGCTTGGAAATTCTTATAATAAAAATTGTCAATTTAAAGAAGCAAAAGATATTTATAATAAACTACTTGAAAATAATAAGGATAATAAAGAAATTACAGAAAAACTTAATTTTATAAAAGATAGCGGAAATATATCCAAAAAGAGCTGGAAGGTTGCTTTAATTTTAGCTGTAATACTTCCTTCGTTCCATAGGTTTTATGCTGGTAAAATATTTACTGGCATAATATATTTAATAATTTTAATAGTTTCTTTTAATACACCAAATTATTATGTATTTGGATTTTTTTATCTTATAGATATATTTTTCTTGTTAATATTAAAATTTAAAGATAAAAATGGTAAATATATAATACCATATTAA
- a CDS encoding ankyrin repeat domain-containing protein has product MKKIILLFLLISSFLFTEEISYIILDSYIKNEDLVDQVYSYLEKKTIEELLEIKDDYDGSNLLFSAVAWNLLKLAEMLLKKGFDPNYKNNNGDTALFECASIECIILLYHYNADINIRNKEGKTILGKYIEWNVDKDEIRKLKELGAKE; this is encoded by the coding sequence ATGAAAAAAATTATTTTATTATTTTTATTAATATCAAGTTTCTTATTTACTGAAGAAATATCTTATATAATACTTGATTCTTATATTAAAAATGAGGATCTTGTTGATCAAGTCTATTCTTATTTAGAGAAAAAAACTATTGAAGAATTACTTGAAATAAAAGATGATTATGATGGTAGTAATCTTTTATTTTCAGCTGTAGCGTGGAATCTATTAAAACTTGCAGAAATGTTGTTAAAAAAAGGATTTGATCCTAACTACAAAAATAATAATGGAGATACTGCGTTATTTGAATGTGCTTCCATAGAATGTATTATTTTATTATACCATTATAATGCTGATATAAATATAAGAAATAAAGAAGGAAAAACTATATTAGGTAAATATATAGAATGGAATGTTGACAAAGATGAAATAAGAAAACTTAAAGAATTAGGTGCTAAAGAATAG
- a CDS encoding DUF4132 domain-containing protein produces the protein MNLEEKLEMYYKNSPIEDDIKKCESANDFSKIRKNSYDYFYYRDEFLKDYFTIEDEALKKRYEHFVKILLYGNDKEGEGGTRYVILDYIVNKDFEKSLRYMAYGYEKRHKENVRTLNGEELIYTVFEDFNKYFSKEFEEYTDKYIDIINNNDNKKILHKMGRDAVIPLIAICSVIKNNKECDEKYINAAIKSFDIFPNLYDTLNVIAALLDKNEAIKNKFIEVLNNNEEYIIDINIEIGQYLRLLDYSNPYKAKDKFLKAINYPNSFIFIAKHFEDYFRYEFIYGARDLYLNYREDFYKVYNLVGNDLKNDRNKRIFIVLSGVLLENNDNKIDTNNLKKSIPVFQTIVNKFTEDNSDRYNKRPAFTTTEKIEEIFDKDKNKLFDTLIEYYTDKKNTYNLYSNRWDSLPEYSIETELYYLYSLFNYDSAEMKNYKKFAIDIFKYLPIQLAVRKYIEVQASIGKKTLKEVIDSLLNNKELNITLKEILLSYYFDYAGDFSNYYYDYGGKCLPTLYKELRCVDENNNVIINSVKDELFKSYFDEVVNILNDDKFIKDNIASNKNTALDILKTLYNKYNYENYHLIYTVLENTKRAEVKRHCIKVISDNEAITREYVEKMSEKVRSSELKGALKNIIKNWNLKKYGNNFKSIDEVLEFIDTYYNTNYEKNIKFLDDVHLTKVLYNNGKLADERIFKYIIMEYMNLIEPARLKDCDMLTEILDTSSFTNALEMLYIYWKDSNYEANKKNILIPYLLYSDNSKIDKVYPLIKEFAKGSRTVMGAFIVKCIALNGKSYALILVDSLTRKAPTAKIKEVAIETMENAAYLLDMTADELSDRIIPNFGFDRKGEKVLSYGGEAKRTFTLSINNDLELTITDNDKQKIIKSLPAPNSKDDKTEADNAKKECSALKKEIKTLIQSQKIRLQKVLLNGRKWTYDNFKTVFVENPIMNLFALKLIWGVYDENNNLIESFRYMEDGTFNTVDEEEYTIKENALITLVHPSELSSDTIAKWKNQLSDYEISQPIEQLDFKYSDIKEKDISEDKITSLNSKKIKAGVLMSLANKYDMTRGETMDGGSFCEYILKDTYLNIAVHISFDYMYFGMDANEDIEFGDIEFCEINDGIETLINPLKVEKRFASSIYSIVKSVFGD, from the coding sequence ATGAACTTAGAAGAAAAACTTGAAATGTACTATAAAAACTCGCCTATAGAAGATGATATAAAGAAATGCGAATCTGCAAATGATTTCAGCAAAATAAGGAAGAATTCTTATGATTATTTTTATTATAGAGATGAGTTTTTGAAAGATTATTTTACTATAGAAGATGAAGCATTAAAGAAAAGATATGAACATTTTGTTAAGATACTTCTTTACGGAAACGATAAAGAAGGAGAAGGCGGAACTAGATATGTTATTCTTGATTATATAGTCAATAAAGATTTTGAAAAGTCACTCAGATATATGGCTTACGGATATGAGAAAAGACATAAAGAGAATGTAAGAACTCTAAATGGTGAAGAATTAATATATACAGTTTTTGAAGATTTTAATAAATACTTCAGTAAAGAGTTTGAAGAATATACAGATAAATATATTGATATTATTAATAACAATGACAATAAAAAAATACTGCATAAAATGGGAAGAGATGCTGTAATACCATTGATTGCAATATGTTCTGTTATAAAAAATAATAAAGAATGCGATGAAAAATATATAAATGCGGCTATAAAATCATTTGATATTTTTCCAAATCTTTATGACACTTTAAATGTAATTGCTGCTCTTTTAGATAAAAACGAGGCTATAAAAAATAAATTTATAGAAGTATTAAATAACAATGAAGAATATATTATTGATATAAATATTGAAATTGGACAGTATTTAAGATTATTAGATTACAGCAATCCTTATAAAGCCAAAGATAAATTCCTCAAAGCAATAAATTATCCAAACTCTTTTATATTTATAGCAAAACATTTTGAAGATTATTTTCGTTATGAGTTCATTTATGGAGCAAGAGATTTATATTTAAACTATAGAGAAGATTTTTATAAAGTTTATAATTTAGTAGGAAATGATTTAAAAAATGATAGAAACAAAAGAATATTTATAGTGCTTAGCGGTGTTTTACTAGAGAATAATGATAATAAAATAGACACAAATAATTTAAAAAAGTCTATACCCGTATTTCAAACTATAGTTAATAAATTTACAGAAGATAATTCAGATAGATATAATAAAAGACCAGCATTTACCACTACAGAAAAAATAGAAGAAATATTTGATAAAGATAAAAATAAACTCTTTGATACGCTTATTGAATATTATACAGACAAAAAAAATACATACAATCTATACAGCAACAGATGGGATAGCCTTCCTGAATATAGTATTGAGACAGAACTTTATTATTTATACTCTCTATTTAATTATGATAGTGCAGAAATGAAAAACTATAAAAAGTTTGCTATTGATATTTTTAAATACTTACCAATTCAGTTAGCAGTAAGAAAATATATAGAAGTGCAGGCATCTATAGGAAAGAAAACTCTAAAAGAAGTTATTGATAGTTTATTAAATAATAAAGAATTGAATATTACATTAAAAGAAATTCTGCTTTCATACTATTTTGATTATGCAGGAGATTTTTCAAATTATTATTATGACTATGGCGGCAAATGCCTTCCTACATTATACAAAGAGCTTAGATGCGTAGATGAAAATAATAATGTTATTATAAACAGCGTAAAAGATGAATTGTTTAAAAGCTATTTTGATGAAGTGGTAAATATATTAAATGATGATAAGTTTATAAAAGATAATATAGCATCAAATAAAAATACAGCATTAGATATATTAAAGACTTTGTATAATAAATATAATTATGAAAATTATCATTTGATTTATACAGTTCTTGAAAATACAAAGAGAGCCGAAGTAAAAAGACATTGTATCAAAGTTATTTCTGATAATGAAGCTATTACAAGAGAATATGTCGAAAAGATGTCAGAGAAGGTAAGATCATCAGAACTTAAAGGGGCATTAAAAAATATTATTAAGAATTGGAATCTTAAAAAATACGGCAATAATTTCAAAAGTATTGATGAGGTTTTGGAGTTTATAGATACCTACTACAATACAAATTATGAAAAAAATATAAAATTCTTAGATGATGTTCATTTGACAAAAGTTTTATACAATAATGGAAAATTGGCTGATGAGAGAATATTTAAATATATTATTATGGAATATATGAACTTAATTGAGCCTGCCAGATTAAAAGACTGCGATATGCTTACTGAGATTCTTGATACCTCTTCATTTACTAATGCTTTAGAAATGTTGTATATTTATTGGAAAGATTCTAATTACGAAGCTAACAAAAAAAATATTTTAATACCTTATCTTTTATATTCTGATAATTCAAAGATAGATAAAGTTTATCCTCTTATAAAAGAGTTTGCTAAAGGTTCACGCACTGTTATGGGTGCATTTATTGTAAAATGTATCGCATTAAACGGAAAAAGCTATGCATTAATATTAGTAGACAGCCTCACAAGAAAAGCACCTACTGCTAAAATAAAAGAAGTGGCAATAGAAACTATGGAAAATGCTGCCTACTTACTTGATATGACAGCCGATGAGCTTTCAGACAGAATAATACCTAATTTCGGATTTGACAGAAAAGGCGAAAAAGTTTTAAGCTATGGAGGAGAGGCAAAAAGAACATTTACATTATCAATAAACAATGATCTTGAACTCACAATAACAGATAATGACAAACAAAAAATAATAAAATCGCTCCCAGCTCCTAACAGCAAAGATGACAAAACAGAAGCAGATAATGCCAAAAAAGAATGCTCTGCTCTCAAAAAAGAGATAAAAACTTTAATACAGAGTCAGAAAATAAGACTTCAGAAAGTATTATTAAACGGTAGAAAATGGACTTATGATAATTTCAAAACTGTATTTGTTGAAAACCCTATAATGAATCTATTTGCATTAAAACTTATATGGGGTGTTTATGATGAGAATAACAATTTAATAGAAAGTTTCAGATATATGGAAGACGGCACTTTTAATACTGTTGATGAAGAAGAGTACACTATCAAAGAAAATGCTTTAATAACTTTAGTACACCCTTCAGAATTAAGCTCTGACACTATAGCAAAATGGAAAAACCAATTATCAGACTATGAGATATCGCAGCCTATAGAACAGCTTGATTTTAAATATTCTGATATTAAAGAAAAAGATATAAGCGAAGATAAAATTACTTCTCTTAATTCCAAAAAAATAAAAGCAGGCGTATTGATGTCATTAGCAAATAAATACGACATGACTAGAGGCGAGACTATGGACGGCGGAAGTTTCTGCGAGTACATATTAAAAGATACTTATCTCAATATTGCTGTTCACATCTCATTTGACTATATGTATTTTGGAATGGACGCTAATGAAGATATTGAGTTTGGAGATATAGAGTTTTGCGAGATAAATGACGGTATTGAAACTCTAATTAATCCTCTAAAAGTAGAAAAAAGATTTGCTTCTTCAATTTACAGTATAGTAAAAAGCGTTTTTGGAGATTAA
- the csrA gene encoding carbon storage regulator CsrA: MLVLSRKINQSIVIGDNIEIMLVDIRGDQIKLGINAPKNVKIFRKEVYEEIESQNLEASKEATADKLNILSNFVKNKFGKKQ, from the coding sequence ATGCTTGTACTTTCTAGGAAAATCAATCAAAGCATAGTAATAGGAGATAATATAGAAATAATGCTCGTAGATATACGAGGAGATCAAATAAAACTCGGTATTAATGCTCCTAAAAATGTAAAAATATTCAGAAAAGAAGTTTATGAGGAAATAGAAAGCCAAAACTTAGAGGCATCAAAAGAAGCTACTGCTGATAAATTGAATATTTTGAGTAATTTTGTTAAAAATAAATTTGGTAAAAAACAGTAA
- the fliW gene encoding flagellar assembly protein FliW, whose product MPEIESRILGKIEVSDDSLYHLNGTILAFEDYDEFYLVNMDEEGTFKILQSKDNKNVCFILIDPFLIFKNYEPDVHDDDIKYLGIENNEDLYLLTIVSIPNSDFKSMSANLVAPVVFNIKNHKAKQCTVSGDKYTTRHSILLEDNDSSENANTEERSS is encoded by the coding sequence ATGCCGGAAATAGAATCTAGGATATTAGGAAAAATAGAAGTTTCAGATGATTCATTATACCATCTAAATGGTACTATATTAGCATTTGAGGACTATGATGAATTTTATCTTGTCAATATGGATGAGGAAGGAACTTTTAAAATTCTTCAGTCTAAAGACAATAAAAATGTATGTTTTATACTTATAGATCCGTTTTTAATATTTAAAAATTATGAACCTGATGTGCATGATGATGATATAAAATATTTAGGTATAGAAAATAATGAAGATTTATACCTGCTTACTATTGTCAGCATTCCAAATAGTGATTTTAAATCTATGAGTGCTAATTTAGTAGCTCCTGTAGTTTTTAATATAAAAAATCATAAAGCTAAACAATGTACTGTTTCAGGTGATAAATACACAACAAGACATTCCATTCTTTTAGAAGATAATGATTCTTCAGAAAATGCCAATACAGAAGAAAGGAGTTCATGA
- a CDS encoding flagellar hook-associated protein 3 yields the protein MRVTEQAQLNGSVSAIRRNKMEMGASKTRLSTGQRVQYPHQNVTATINSIYYRTRMSSVDRYQNNIVDGKERLSVAHDSMSAITEALNRARDLAVQGANSTYGADDRAKMAMEVEEMIERIYDISKTQSKGEFIFSGTSIKTAPFRAFYGYDEKAGRSIVQSVMYEGDGNAQNREIENGQVINVATPGNYAFWGTDMEIISTTDASTYIAAEDQDIMIDDMVINIKQGDNIEAVVQRINDANGNVSASIGDLKGGEKVIQLKTGSPHKILLQDLAGGTVLQDIGLVREGSANNPENNYEPSALVTGKSVFESLIYLRDAMLNDDVRAIGSEALGYIDSSLDNVLTVQANASSKVTRLDMGYTSFEDQKLAIQEALAKNENIDYAEEIINFNMWEYAHNASLQTAGRLLGRTLMDYLR from the coding sequence ATGAGAGTTACTGAACAAGCCCAATTAAATGGATCAGTTAGTGCAATAAGAAGAAATAAAATGGAAATGGGAGCTTCCAAAACAAGGCTTTCCACTGGTCAAAGGGTACAGTACCCTCACCAGAATGTTACAGCAACTATTAACTCTATCTATTACAGAACAAGAATGTCATCAGTAGACAGATATCAGAATAATATAGTTGACGGAAAAGAAAGATTGAGCGTAGCACATGATTCTATGTCAGCAATAACAGAAGCATTAAACAGAGCTAGAGATTTAGCAGTACAAGGTGCAAACAGTACATACGGTGCTGATGACAGAGCTAAAATGGCTATGGAAGTTGAGGAAATGATAGAGAGAATATATGATATATCCAAAACTCAAAGCAAGGGAGAGTTTATTTTCTCAGGTACTAGTATAAAAACTGCACCATTCAGAGCATTTTACGGATATGATGAAAAAGCAGGACGCTCTATAGTACAATCCGTTATGTATGAAGGAGATGGAAATGCCCAAAATAGAGAAATAGAAAATGGACAAGTTATTAATGTAGCAACTCCGGGTAATTATGCTTTTTGGGGAACTGATATGGAAATAATATCCACAACCGATGCATCAACTTATATTGCTGCTGAAGATCAGGATATTATGATAGATGATATGGTTATCAATATTAAGCAAGGCGATAATATTGAAGCTGTAGTACAGAGAATAAATGATGCTAATGGAAATGTAAGTGCCAGCATAGGAGATTTAAAAGGCGGAGAAAAAGTTATACAATTAAAAACAGGCTCTCCTCATAAAATACTTTTACAGGATTTAGCAGGAGGCACAGTTTTGCAGGATATAGGATTAGTAAGAGAAGGTTCTGCTAATAATCCGGAAAATAATTATGAGCCTAGTGCTTTAGTAACAGGAAAAAGTGTATTTGAAAGTTTAATATATTTAAGAGATGCTATGCTTAATGATGATGTAAGAGCTATAGGCAGTGAGGCTTTAGGTTATATAGACAGCTCTTTGGATAATGTATTAACAGTACAGGCTAATGCTTCTTCTAAAGTAACAAGACTTGATATGGGTTATACTAGCTTTGAAGATCAAAAACTTGCTATTCAAGAAGCTTTGGCTAAAAATGAAAATATAGATTATGCAGAAGAGATTATCAATTTTAATATGTGGGAATATGCTCATAATGCTTCTCTTCAAACAGCCGGAAGATTATTAGGCAGAACTCTTATGGACTATTTAAGATAA
- a CDS encoding DUF5674 family protein, whose amino-acid sequence MIIIKESIEAAEIKNMLGNFFTDMVKGVVDIEKNELALDAELHSDLESLLIENGSSQHNLWGINIYPELDDEDFIEFDSLINIRPSDNNRSRYVEDENIRNKIIEILNNLIIK is encoded by the coding sequence ATGATAATTATAAAGGAAAGCATTGAAGCTGCAGAAATAAAAAATATGCTTGGAAATTTTTTTACAGATATGGTTAAGGGTGTCGTTGATATAGAAAAAAATGAATTAGCTTTGGATGCAGAACTTCATAGCGATTTAGAATCTTTACTTATAGAAAATGGTTCTTCACAACATAATTTATGGGGTATTAATATTTACCCTGAATTAGATGATGAAGATTTTATAGAGTTTGATTCTTTAATTAATATAAGACCTTCTGATAATAATAGAAGCAGATATGTAGAAGATGAAAATATTAGAAATAAAATAATAGAAATATTAAATAATTTAATCATTAAGTAA
- a CDS encoding class I SAM-dependent methyltransferase — protein MKKGKKSEIKKLRVKKHKNLLLVKSDSEEDKRKLETIRDILINNDDDQSKYDLHNYFLNNKGEAIFKHLPFFDIYERHFSKYRGKDINMMEIGVGSGGAVKMWREYFRNNNPEANVHIYAIDKNPKCKQFEQDNIKIFIGSQDDRYFLKEVKSQIPKLDILIDDGGHRMNQQIITFEEMYEHIKDDGLYLCEDVYTSYWPNFGGGYKNPNSYIEYTKNLIDYLNAYWATEEDDLFPNAFTDSTYSIHYYDGIVIIEKRKRDTRYNDICQQAIIGKTKE, from the coding sequence ATGAAAAAAGGTAAAAAGTCCGAAATAAAAAAATTAAGAGTGAAAAAACATAAAAATCTTTTACTTGTAAAAAGCGACAGTGAAGAAGATAAAAGAAAGTTAGAAACTATTAGAGATATACTCATAAATAATGATGATGATCAGTCTAAATATGATTTGCATAATTACTTTTTGAATAATAAAGGAGAGGCAATTTTTAAACATCTTCCTTTTTTTGATATATATGAAAGACATTTTTCAAAATATAGGGGTAAAGATATCAATATGATGGAAATTGGTGTAGGAAGCGGCGGAGCTGTAAAGATGTGGAGAGAATATTTCAGAAACAATAACCCTGAAGCTAATGTTCATATATATGCAATAGATAAAAATCCTAAATGCAAACAATTTGAACAGGATAATATAAAAATATTTATAGGCTCTCAAGATGACAGATATTTTTTAAAAGAAGTAAAAAGTCAAATTCCAAAATTAGATATTTTAATAGATGACGGCGGACATAGAATGAATCAGCAAATTATAACTTTTGAAGAGATGTATGAACATATAAAAGATGACGGACTTTATTTATGCGAAGATGTTTATACTTCATATTGGCCAAATTTTGGAGGCGGTTATAAAAATCCTAATTCATACATAGAATATACAAAAAATTTAATAGATTATCTTAATGCATATTGGGCTACAGAAGAAGATGATTTATTTCCAAATGCCTTTACAGACAGCACCTACTCTATTCACTATTATGACGGCATAGTAATAATAGAAAAAAGAAAAAGAGATACGAGATATAATGATATATGCCAACAGGCTATCATAGGTAAAACTAAAGAATGA